In Astyanax mexicanus isolate ESR-SI-001 chromosome 17, AstMex3_surface, whole genome shotgun sequence, a single window of DNA contains:
- the gsdf gene encoding gonadal somatic cell derived factor, with protein sequence MSFLLLLSVVLIGSPLGKTFVLHLEEPAAARPSPAIRTSRCQVESLQSIQKILLSSLNLQTEPQLSAPGMIRVRDLWKGSFQTESTQPGDAESRAFSEISVPRNSSVLQCCTLSSQIFIKDLGWENWIIHPESFTYVQCSGCVPQTNQSIPHCRGDDPPSAQEPCCEPTASIIVPFLYLDETSSITITSVSLTSECGCRSRSDAQDPEP encoded by the exons ATGTCCTTCCTGCTGCTTCTGTCGGTTGTGCTGATTGGCTCTCCTCTCGGGAAGACCTTCGTCCTTCATCTGGAGGAACCAGCAGCGGCTCGGCCCTCACCTGCCATCAGAACCAGCAG ATGCCAGGTTGAGTCTCTGCAGAGCATCCAGAAGATCCTCCTGAGCTCCTTAAACCTGCAGACCGAGCCCCAGCTGTCTGCTCCCGGGATGATTCGGGTCCGGGACCTGTGGAAAGGTTCATTCCAAACCGAATCCACTCAGCCCGGCGACGCGG AGAGCAGAGCATTCTCTGAAATTTCCGTCCCGAGGAACTCCTCAGTCCTGCAGTGCTGCACGCTGAGCTCTCAGATCTTCATTAAAG ATCTGGGCTGGGAAAACTGGATCATCCACCCGGAGAGCTTCACCTacgtccagtgcagtgggtgtgtCCCTCAGACGAACCAGAGCATCCCTCACTGCAGGGGAGACGACCCACCCTCTGCACAG GAGCCATGCTGCGAGCCCACCGCCAGCATCATCGTGCCCTTCCTCTACCTGGATGAAACCAGCAGCATCACCATCACCTCCGTCTCCCTGACCAGCGAGTGTGGCTGCAGGTCCAGGAGCGACGCCCAGGACCCCGAACCCTGA